A window of Parambassis ranga chromosome 10, fParRan2.1, whole genome shotgun sequence contains these coding sequences:
- the nox1 gene encoding NADPH oxidase 1, protein MGNWIINNGFTAVMLVVWMGINIFLFVWFYLFYDRGDQFYYTRHLLGSALPWARAPAAVLNFNCMLILLPVCRNLLSLIRGSFVCCSRTMRKQLDKNLSFHKLVAYMIALMTAVHTIAHLLNLEWFTNSRQGVYDKLSTALSSLEDAGNTTYLNPVRIKDLDPQQIPTYFAFTTIAGLTGVVITLALILIITSSMEVIRRSYFEVFWYTHHLFIIFFAGLVFHGAGRIVRSQQRTDPPHNFTFCKDRSDEWGRIPECPIPQFAGGFPQTWMWVIGPMILYVCERLLRFIRYMQTVRYRKIVMRPSKVLELQMVKSGFKMEVGQYVFLNCPAISQLEWHPFTMTSAPEEDFFTVHIRSAGDWTDKLIDIMQQLPEGAQGPKMGVDGPFGTASEDVFDYEVSMLVGAGIGVTPFASILKSIWYKFKESNPKLRTRKIYFYWLCRETHAFEWFADLLQVLEREMEERGMGDFLTYKLYLTGWDQTHANHVMVHFDEDTDVITGLRQKTQYGRPLWDKEFEQVRKENPMSVVGTFLCGPAMLAKVLAKKCAKYSDVDPRKTKFYFNKENF, encoded by the exons ATGGGGAACTGGATTATCAACAATGGTTTTACAGCTGTCATGCTG gtggtCTGGATGGGCATCAACATCTTCCTTTTTGTCTggttttacttgttttatgACCGAGGGGATCAGTTCTACTACACACGCCATCTTCTAGGG TCTGCCTTGCCATGGGCCCGAGCTCCTGCAGCTGTCCTCAACTTTAACTGCATGCTGATCCTCCTGCCGGTGTGCAGGAACCTGCTGTCTCTGATCCGAGGCTCCTTTGTG TGTTGCAGCAGAACAATGAGGAAACAACTGGACAAAAATCTAAGTTTTCACAAGCTGGTGGCGTACATGATCGCTCTGATGACAG cCGTTCACACCATCGCTCACCTGCTGAACTTGGAGTGGTTCACCAACAGCCGGCAGGGTGTTTACGACAAACTCAGCACCGCTCTGTCCAGCCTGGAGGACGCAGGAAACACCACCTACCTGAACCCAGTCCGCATCAAAGACCTC GACCCACAGCAGATTCCCACCTACTTTGCCTTCACCACCATCGCTGGCCTTACAGGCGTCGTCATCACCCTGGCGCTCATCCTCATTATCACCTCCTCCATGGAGGTTATCAGACGCAGCTACTTTGAGGTTTTCTGGTACACCCATcacctcttcatcatcttcttcgCTGGTCTGGTCTTTCACGGAGCCGG GCGCATTGTGAGGAGTCAACAGAGGACAGATCCACCACACAACTTCACCTTTTGTAAAGACCGCAGTGATGAATGGGGACGGATTCCTGAGTGTCCCATCCCTCAGTTTGCAGGAGGGTttccacag ACCTGGATGTGGGTGATTGGCCCAATGATTCTGTATGTCTGTGAGCGTCTGCTGCGCTTCATTCGCTACATGCAGACAGTCAGATACAGGAAG atcgTAATGCGGCCATCCAAAGTGCTGGAACTGCAGATGGTGAAGAGCGGTTTCAAGATGGAGGTGGGTCAGTACGTCTTCCTCAACTGTCCGGCTATCTCCCAGCTGGAGTGGCACCCGTTTACCATGACCTCTGCCCCCGAGGAGGACTTCTTCACCGTCCACATCCGCTCAGCTGGAGACTGGACTGACAAACTTATAGACATCATGCAGCAGCTGCCAGAGGGAGCACAGGGACCCAA GATGGGTGTAGACGGACCGTTTGGCACAGCCAGTGAGGACGTGTTTGACTACGAGGTCAGCATGCTGGTTGGTGCTGGCATCGGTGTCACTCCATTCGCCTCCATCCTCAAGTCCATCTGGTACAAGTTCAAAGAGTCAAATCCAAAGCTGCGCACCAGAAAG ATCTACTTTTATTGGCTCTGCCGGGAAACACATGCCTTTGAGTGGTTTGCCGACCTGCTGCAGGtgctggagagagagatggaggagagaggcaTGGGGGATTTCCTCACCTATAAACTCTACCTGACCGGATGGGATCAAACCCAC GCAAATCACGTGATGGTCCACTTTGACGAGGACACAGATGTGATCACTGGGCTCAGACAGAAAACTCAATATGGCCGACCCCTCTGGGACAAAGAGTTTGAACAAGTCCGCAAAGAGAACCCCAT gtCAGTTGTTGGAACATTCTTGTGTGGCCCTGCAATGCTCGCCAAAGTCTTGGCGAAGAAATGTGCCAAATACTCAGACGTGGATCCTCGCAAGACCAAATTTTACTTCAACAAAGAGAACTTCTGA